The DNA window TTCCCTAATCTTCACCAAAGATAAAAAAAGAGCGAAGAGAGTGGCCTCAAAACTAGAGGCAGGAACGGTCGAAATTAACTCCGCCACACATTGGCTGACCTGCAACCCTTTCGGTGGCTATAAAGAATCGGGCATGGGACGGGAGCACGGTAAGGAAGGCTTCCGGGAACTGTGCCAAATTAAGGTTATCTCCTCTGACAAATGGTAAGACGACGGCGTCAATCTAAGGCGTGGGTGTTAACGACCGAGAACCAGTCGATTTCCGGATATTTTTTAAGAATTCTTCGTACGGCTCCGGCGTCTTGGCCTCGAACTTTACGGTAATGTAAGGACCGTTTTGGGAAGCCCGGACGATTTCCATTCCGTTTTTGAAGTTTTCCTCTTTAATTTTTTCATCGGAAATTATCTTTTTTCGAAAAAAAACTTCGGAATAATGACACGGAGGATGAGAACAACCGGGACAGCCAGCAGGGCGCCAACTATACCAAAAAGTTTCCCGCCAATAAAAATCACGCTTATTGTCAGTAAGGGACTGAGTCCAACGGCCCGCTCCATCACCCGCGGCACAATAAGATTATTCTCGAGCTGCTGAATTATAATATAAAGGGCAATCACTCCAAATCCCAAAACAGATGAGCTAGAAAACCCCACGACTGCCGCTGGGATGGCCGAAAGAAGCGGTCCGATGATAGGAACAATTTCTAGGACACCGGCAATCAAGGAAAGCGGTAAAACATAACCAACACGAAGGACCGACAAACCAATATAAGAAAAAACGGCGATGACGACCATCAGCACAAACTCTCCCCGTACCCAACCGCCGATAACTTTTTCGATCTCGTTTAGAGATTCGTTAATTTTTCTTTTGACCTCTTCCGGAAAGAACGAGGCGAATCTTCTACGCATTTCCTCATAACCTAAGGAAAAATAAAAACTGAAAACGAAAACGGTAACCACCGCTAAAAAGCTATCAAAGATGCCGAGGGTTATTTTAACGATATTAACCGAAACTGAAGCCAACTGACGGGTTAACTCTTCAACAACCTGACGGCTAATTGGGAATACTAAAGGACTTTCCAAAACTGATTCGATGAGCCTCGGCAGTTGAGAAAGGAAGAGAGTCGTCTGCTCGACCATTGGAGAAATACCGGTACCTAAGATAGCCAAAAAAATGATGATGACGGAGAAATAGACGAGAAGTGTTGCTAGAGATCTTGAAAAACCCCGGCTCTCCAACCTTTCAATAAAGGGGAGCAGAGCCATAGAAATTATTAGAGCCACGAAGAAAAGCAGGACCACCTCCTTGACTTGATAAAGGATCCAAAAAACGCTGAGCATCAACAAAGAGGTAAATATCGTTCGCGTCGAAATAACGAGATTCATAATAAGAATGATTCTACCGCGTCAGAGACCACTTTATCAAATTCGCAGTCAGTAATATCGAACCACTTAATATCCGTGTTCTTCCTAAAATACGTTTTCTGCCGGCGAATATAAGCGTGTGTATTGTACTTTAGTTTTTGCACCGCTCCGGACAGAAGAACTTTACCTTCAAAATAAGGAAGAAATTCACGATAGCCAAGGGTTTTAAGACCGGGAACCTCCCACCCATATTTTTCCGAAAGCCTTTTGACTTCATCCAAGAGTCCAACCTCCATCATTCTGTCCACTCTCCCGTCGGCAATTTCATAAAGACGGTCGTTCTCCGCCGTCAGTCCAATGATCAGGCACTTAAAATCACGAGGCATTTCACCCTTAACTCTTAACTCTTGACTCTTAATTCCTTCTTCAACCTCAATCGCTCTCATCAAACGATAACGATTATATTGGTCAATTGCCTCAAGACGCGGCGGAGAAAGTTTCTTCAGTTTTTCTATTAACTCAAGGGTTGAAAGCCCCTCTAACTCGAAACGTAGCGCGGGGTCGGCACTAATATTAGAAAGTTTTCGCCTGCCTAAAATCACATCAAGATAAAAACCGGTTCCCCCAACTAAAAACGGGACCTTGTTACCGGACCAAATTTCCTCCACCTTTTCCCAAGCGAGATTCGAAAATTCAAAAGCATTCAACCGCTCATCTGGGCCTACCACATCATAAAGGTGAATTGGTGTGTCTCCTTTGTCAATTGTCACTTGTCCATTGTCAATCGTGGCCTTACCCGTCCCGATCTCCATCTCCCGGTAGGCCTGACGGCTATCCACCGAAATAATCTCGCCCTTAAACTTTTTGCAAAGCGATATCGCTAAGGAAGTTTTTCCCGTCGCTGTCGGACCAAGGATTACGACGAATTTGTTCATTATTTCAATCTATCAAACCCTTCTTCAAGCTCTTCCAAACTTGAGTGAGATAAGCGTGGCGACGACGCTTCT is part of the Deltaproteobacteria bacterium GWA2_45_12 genome and encodes:
- a CDS encoding tRNA (adenosine(37)-N6)-dimethylallyltransferase MiaA, with translation MNKFVVILGPTATGKTSLAISLCKKFKGEIISVDSRQAYREMEIGTGKATIDNGQVTIDKGDTPIHLYDVVGPDERLNAFEFSNLAWEKVEEIWSGNKVPFLVGGTGFYLDVILGRRKLSNISADPALRFELEGLSTLELIEKLKKLSPPRLEAIDQYNRYRLMRAIEVEEGIKSQELRVKGEMPRDFKCLIIGLTAENDRLYEIADGRVDRMMEVGLLDEVKRLSEKYGWEVPGLKTLGYREFLPYFEGKVLLSGAVQKLKYNTHAYIRRQKTYFRKNTDIKWFDITDCEFDKVVSDAVESFLL